Proteins found in one Paenibacillus dendritiformis genomic segment:
- a CDS encoding YheC/YheD family protein, translated as MKQRHPVIGIFTYRKGTRFTESFVFRQWVEIGRKLGANVYVFNESDIRPRRKQIRGFKFTRSGWTAAMEPWPDIVIDRRRSNWNTAFRIMRNRSLFPYANDKFVLKSRALEMFSADERTAHWLPKTLPYSERNLRSMLAHYPLIYAKPGNGTGGMGVVRIQAKQGRYEVWGRKRSFGLRNVRLRHRGQVVRWLAHWTRSQRIRNGSFVLQQGIDTELLPERTADARVLHQKNGEGEWVTTGMAIRVGTPRSPNSNLAGQRGSAALPFLPFMEKHFGPEQAKAIEEECRCLAQRLTEVIEDKIGSLFELGIDLAVDKAGKIWLLEVNPKPSRDLFRKIGDKEAYRNALTYPIAYAMYLARQRYGKAEHKIVQIHDQHQEEIAVLEQKQEEKQVQEVQEEKQQQVQQQQEPVQEHQQEPVQVRQQEPVQERQQEPVQVRQQEPVQEHQQEPVQVRQQEPVQVRQQEPVQERQQEPVQVRQQEPVQERQQEPVQVRQQEPVQEHQQELVQVRQQEPVQEHQQEPVQERQQEPVQERQQEPVQERQQEPVQVRQQEPVQEQPLKQEKEQEHLLANGPGPNSECEEARTFRPLSHRSADVPAS; from the coding sequence ATGAAGCAGAGACATCCGGTCATTGGAATTTTCACCTACCGCAAGGGCACCCGGTTCACGGAATCCTTCGTATTCCGCCAATGGGTGGAGATCGGCAGGAAGCTGGGGGCCAATGTGTACGTATTCAATGAATCAGACATCCGCCCCCGCCGCAAGCAGATTCGCGGGTTCAAGTTCACCCGTTCCGGCTGGACCGCCGCGATGGAGCCTTGGCCCGACATCGTCATCGATCGGAGACGCAGCAATTGGAACACCGCCTTCCGCATCATGCGGAACCGTTCGCTTTTCCCCTATGCCAACGATAAATTCGTGCTCAAGTCCAGAGCGTTGGAAATGTTCTCCGCCGATGAAAGAACCGCCCACTGGCTTCCGAAGACATTGCCTTATTCCGAACGAAATCTGAGAAGCATGCTGGCCCACTATCCGCTTATTTATGCGAAGCCGGGCAATGGAACCGGCGGGATGGGCGTCGTCCGCATCCAGGCGAAGCAGGGCAGGTATGAAGTATGGGGGCGGAAACGAAGCTTCGGGCTGCGCAATGTCCGGCTCCGCCATCGGGGCCAGGTCGTTCGCTGGCTCGCGCATTGGACCCGGTCGCAGCGCATTCGCAACGGCTCATTCGTCCTTCAGCAGGGCATTGATACAGAACTGCTGCCCGAAAGAACCGCCGACGCCCGCGTCCTTCATCAAAAAAACGGAGAGGGCGAATGGGTGACGACAGGGATGGCTATCCGCGTCGGCACGCCGCGCAGCCCGAATTCCAATCTGGCGGGTCAACGAGGCAGTGCAGCGCTGCCGTTCCTTCCGTTCATGGAGAAGCACTTCGGGCCTGAGCAGGCGAAAGCCATTGAAGAAGAATGCCGCTGTCTGGCGCAGCGCCTGACCGAAGTGATTGAAGACAAGATCGGTTCCCTGTTCGAGCTCGGGATCGACCTGGCCGTCGATAAGGCAGGCAAGATATGGCTACTGGAGGTCAATCCGAAGCCGAGCCGGGATCTGTTCCGCAAGATTGGCGATAAGGAAGCGTACCGGAATGCATTGACGTACCCAATCGCCTATGCGATGTATTTGGCGCGGCAGCGATATGGTAAGGCAGAGCACAAGATTGTCCAAATTCATGATCAGCACCAGGAAGAGATAGCCGTCCTGGAACAGAAACAGGAAGAAAAACAAGTACAAGAAGTACAAGAAGAAAAACAGCAACAAGTGCAACAACAGCAGGAACCGGTGCAGGAGCACCAGCAGGAGCCGGTGCAAGTGCGCCAGCAAGAGCCGGTGCAGGAGCGCCAGCAGGAGCCGGTGCAAGTGCGCCAGCAGGAGCCGGTGCAAGAGCACCAGCAGGAGCCGGTGCAAGTGCGCCAGCAGGAGCCGGTGCAAGTGCGTCAGCAGGAGCCGGTGCAGGAGCGCCAGCAGGAGCCGGTGCAAGTGCGCCAGCAGGAGCCGGTGCAGGAGCGCCAGCAGGAGCCGGTGCAAGTGCGCCAGCAAGAGCCGGTGCAGGAGCACCAGCAAGAACTGGTGCAAGTGCGCCAGCAAGAGCCGGTGCAGGAGCACCAGCAGGAGCCGGTGCAGGAGCGCCAGCAGGAGCCGGTGCAGGAGCGCCAGCAGGAGCCGGTACAGGAGCGCCAGCAGGAGCCGGTGCAAGTGCGCCAGCAGGAGCCGGTACAGGAGCAGCCGCTGAAGCAAGAGAAGGAGCAGGAGCACCTCCTCGCCAACGGCCCCGGCCCGAATTCGGAATGTGAAGAGGCTCGCACATTCCGCCCACTCTCGCATCGCTCCGCCGATGTCCCAGCCTCCTGA